Within Staphylococcus sp. NRL 16/872, the genomic segment TCTTTAAATTTCTTTTTCACTTTTTCTTTCAATTCTTTAGTTTTTAAATCTGTAGTATCTACTATATAATTTGCAAAAGTACGAATTCTAGATAGTAATTGTCTTTCTTCAAGAATAGCATCAATAAGTGACATTTGCCCGTTTTCATTTAATGGATGAGCACGTCGAGATTCTTTATATCTTGAAATGAGTTTCTCTGTATCCGCTTCTAAAAACATCACGTCGACGATGACATCATTACGACTTTTAATCGCATCAATTTCTTCTACTAATGAAGCAAATAATTCTTTACCTCGCAAATCAATAGCAATCGCTACTTTTTGTAATGATGGGTTTCCCTGTTCCATTAGTTCTACAAATTTTGGTAATAAAATAGGTGGTAAATTGTCTACACAGAAGAAGCCTATATCTTCTAGACATTGAATGACTACAGATTTACCAGCGCCTGATAATCCGGTCACTACTAATAATTCACTCTTACTTATTTTTTCACTTGTTTCATTGTCTACTTGATTTATCATTATGAACACCGCCCAGTTAGTCTATATTTATTTCTTATACGTACACATAAATATTTATTCACTTTCATAATATCACATGTTCTAGAGAAGGTAACTAACGACACCACTTGTTTATTGGGTTTTATTTTCAAAATAAAAAAGCTAGAACAATGCCCATCAAAAAAGTTCATAGAGGCATTATTCTAGCTTGATTCTTTACTTAAGCTTCTGCTTTATCTTTTAATTCTTCAATATAATCGATTGCACTTTGAGCAGCAATACTACCGTCACCTGTAGCTGTAACAATTTGACGAAGACCTTTATCTCTTACATCACCAGCTGCAAAAATACCTGGCACTGATGTTGTCATATCATCTTTAGTAACGATATAACCCGTATCATTTGTGATACCTAAGTTATTAAATGGCGCAGTTAAAGGTTTCATTCCAATATAGATAAATACACCGTCAGCATCTAATGTTTGTTCTGAGGCATCTTTAGTAGATACTAGGGTAACAGAACCTACTTTACCATCTTTTTCATTAATTGATTTAAGTGTATGGCTCCAAATAAAGTCGATTTTATCATTTTTAAATGCACGATCTTGTAATATTTTTTGAGCTCTTAATTCGTCTCTACGGTGTACAATTGTAACTTTATCTGCGAATTTAGTTAAGAACGCGCCTTCTTCAACTGCAGAGTCACCGCCACCAATTACGAATAAGTTTTTATTTTTAAAGAATGCGCCATCACATACTGCACAGTAACTTACGCCACGGCCGCCTAGTTCTTGTTCACCAGGTACACCAATTTTTTTATATTCTGCACCGGTAGAAATAATTACAGCGTGTGCTGTGACTTCTTTATTACCTAAATTAATGACTTTGTAGTCACCTTTATCTTCAATTGATTTAATATCACCATATTGATATTCAGCACCAAATTTTTTCGCATGTTCGAACATTTTAGTTGATAAATCCGGACCAGTAATCATTTCAAAGCCTGGGAAGTTTTCCACTTCTTCAGTGTTTGCCATTTGTCCACCCGGCATTCCTCTTTCAATCATAACAGTGCTTAAGTTAGCACGTGATGCATAAACTGCTGCTGTCATGCCAGCGGGCCCAGCACCGATAATTGCAACATCATAGTTTACTTCAGTCATTTTTATGCCTCCTACCTTTTTCTTATCATGCGCATTATATATTATAATCGTTGTTTCTTAAATTTATATGCTCAATAATTGATTGATGGCGTTATCTAATTTGTATCTTGAGGTATTAAATAATTCTATAATTTCTTTTTTAGTTTTATGGGATTCATAGTAACGATGATAAAGATAAACATGAGCTGCAACGTATCTATCGACCTCACTTAAATCGACTTCATTCGCAATTAATCCTTCGCCTTTATCAATCCAGCTTATAAATAATTCTGTATCTTGACGTAAATCCTTAATATTATAAAGTTTAAGCAAACCTCGATGAATAAAATCTAATTTATTTAAATGAAGGCCTTGTACTAGATAAGTTAAATACAGTTTTTCATAATCATTCATTGTTTCTAAGACCGACCAAATTTCTTCAGTCATCAGAATTTCTTTACCGTTTAATTGGTTCAATAAGAACACGCCATATAATCTATAGTGACTATCATCGTCCATTAATAATGGTTGAATTTTCTGATCGAATATTTGTTTACTTTCTTCAATCACCCATGGCGCATAACCCACATCAACTTTAGAAATTTGTAGCAGTTTTTCCCAGAATACTTCACTTTGTTCTTTATTTCCAAGGTAATAATAGTTAAAACTCAAAGCGTTAAACATTTGTATAGAAGCAAACTTACCTTTTTTATATAACGGTAATAAAAGCTGTTGAGACGCTTCATATTGTTTTAAATAGCTCAATACAATACCTAATTTGAAACTTTCATCGTCATTCATTGGTACGACTTTACTTAAAATCTTTAAATATTTTTGATACTTTTCAGTTTCATTAGTGTTATATAGTAATAAGGTATAATGGCATAATGCATGTACATCAGAATTATCTTCGCTTAACAAGGTTTCAAATAATTCTTTTGCCGTTTCGTACTCACTTAAATATAAATAACACATAGCTAATAAATTACGTACGACACGATGTTCTTGAATTTCTTCATCTTGTTGCAAGATATATGCACGCGCTTCTTCTAAGCGCCCTTGTGAAAATAAATATTGGAATAACAATTGTGTCGCAAATAACTGCGCTTCTAATTCAATTTTTTCTTCACTAATATAAGAAACTTCAAATGTTTGTTCTAATTCCGATCTAAATGCTTTGTCTTCAGTCAAAATCACATAATTAATACCAAACAAGAAGGCCTTGTTTGGCTCATTAAGTTCGATGTTCAATTGACTTAATTGGTAATAGCTTTCTTCTACATGGTCTCTTTTAATAATATTCTCGTAAAAAAGCTTCTCAGCTTGGCTACCTAAATTCATTTTAGTAAGACACTGCGTATAGTTTAATTTAATATCGAAATCATTTGGTGACAAATCAAGCACTTTTTTATAGTACTCCGCTGCTTTTTTAAAATCTTGTTGTTTAAATTTTTGATCTGCCATTTTACGATAGAAGTCTTCATCAAATACCATTGATATTACGTTATTGTTGTTTTGTGCCATACTTTGTCACCTCTCTTTTTATTTATAATGTATGTGCATCGGATTTCCATATGCCACAGTGTTATCTGGGATATCTTTAGAAACAATAGTGCCGGCTTTCACGATTACATGATGACCGATATTTACACCTGGCAAGATAGTGGTGTTAGCCCCTATTAAAGTTTGATCTCCAATATTTACTGAGCCATAACGATATTCTTCCACTAAAACTTCATGCGTTAATATTGTAGTATTATAACCAATTACACAATTATTGCCAATCGATATTAATTGAGGATGAAAAATATCTGGCATGACTTTGTATGCAATCGCGGTCTGTTTGCCGATATTCATTTTCAAAAAATGAATATATATCCATCGTTTCAACTTTAAATTGGGTATGTAACGACACACCTCAATAATTAACGTGTTTCTAAATGTCTTTGGGAAACTTACGAAGCGGTAAATACGCCATAATGGATTTACCGCCTGTCTTGTAATCTTAGTTAAGCGTCGCATTATTTAACATTCACCTTATTATTAGACCAATTTAACGGTCCTGCTTTTTTATAAATTGGAGGGTTATATTTCATGCGTCTATAAACGATTAAAATAATACCTGCAATAATTAAGATAGCAGAAACTAATTGAGCGACACGTATATGACTCGTTAACATTAAACTATCTGTTCGTAATCCTTCAACAAAGAAACGTCCAATTGAATACCATATTAAGTAAAGGGCAAATGTTTCTCCCACGCGAAGATGTCTTCTAATTGTAATGAGAATAATAAATCCTAGTACATCCCATATTGATTCATATAAAAATGTCGGATGATAATAAACACCTTCTATATACATATTACGAATAATAAACTCTGGAATATGTAAATGTTCTAAGAATGTTCTAGACACAGGTCCACCATGTGCTTCATGGTTCATAAAATTACCCCAACGACCAATACCTTGCGCTAAAATAATACTCGGTGCGACGATATCCCCAATTTGAAATGGATTTAAATTCTTTATCTTACACACAATTATCCCGGTAATAAATCCACCTATTAGACCACCGTGTATTGCGATACCACCATGCCAAATCTTAGGTATTTCTCCCGGATTCTCCATATAGTAAGGCCATTGGAAAATCACAAAATAAATACGTGCAACTAAAAAGCCAAAGATCGCACTATAGAAAATGACATCGACTAATGTATCTTTATGTAAACCAACATGTTTCAAACTTTCTTGGGCGATAAAATAACCAATAAGAATACCTACGGCGATAATGATCCCATACCATTTAATAGATAAAGGTCCTAAGTGAAAAGCAGTTGGATCAATATAATTCAAATTAAACATCATATCTTATTTCTCCTTGCTTTGATTACCTTTTCTTAAAATCTCTTCATTCAAGCGTTGGTTAAATTCTTCCGCCGTGTTAATACCCATAATATTTAAACGATAATTCATCGCTGCCACTTCTATAATCACGGCCACGTTTCTACCCGGGCGTACGGGCACTGTTTTTTTAGTGATCTCAGTATCTAGAATTTGTAATGTTTCTTCGTTTAAACCAACGCGATCATATAATTTATCTTTATTCCAATTTTCTAAATTTATATTTAAGCGAATTTGTTTTTCCGTCAAAATAGATCCTGCACCAAACAATGTCATCACATTGATAATACCGAGACCTCGAATTTCAAGTAAATGTTCTATTAATTTCGGGGGAGTACCAATAAGTTCACCTTTAGTAATTTGGCGAATTTCAACATTATCGTCAGCTACTAAACGGTGTCCACGTTTCACTAATTCTAATGCCGTTTCACTTTTACCGATACCTGAATCTCCAGTTATTAACACACCTACTCCATATACATCGACTAATACTCCGTGCAATGAAGTGCTTTGCGCTAGCTCATGTTCTAAGAACGTAGTTAAACGACTCATCAAACTCGTTGTAGCATCTTTAGAAACAATTAACGGGGTGTCCATTTCTTGAGATGCTTCGATTAGTTCTTGAGGTGGTTCTAATCCTCTTGTCACAATAATAGCCGGTGTTTCTGGGCGACATAGTTTACGCATACGTCCTTGTCGTTCTTCATCTGGCAGTAAATTATAAAAAGATAATTCAGTCGTTCCTAATAATTGGATTCTATCTGACGCATAGTGTGAAAAATACCCAGCCATTTCCAATCCAGGACGTGATATATCTGTATTTTTAATATGTTTATGTAATCCTTTTTCCCCTGTAAAAAGTTCTAAATTTAATAATTTGACTAATTTCTCTGTCGTTAACATGAGTTCACCTCAAATTTTTCACTTGAATTCATTCATCTACTATCATATCAAAAATGATGTCATTATTTATATAAAAATGTAGCTTTAACTGGGAATTTGTTTTTCAATCTCTAAAAATAAAAAAGTCTTTCCCACTAAAAGGCTTAGAAGTGCTATTAATAGCATCGAAGAAATCAATATTTTCTCATTATTTCTTCTCTTTTGCCACTTTATTTAGGAAAGACCACTAGTGTATTTAGTTTTTATTCAGGATGTAAATTCATCTGCAAATTTATTCGACTGAATCGCGTTCCAGTACAGGTTTCAAATATTTACCAGTATAAGATGACTCTACTTTCGCAATTTCTTCTGGGGTACCGGTAGCAACGATTGTACCGCCACCTTCCCCACCTTCAGGGCCTAAATCAATAATATGATCTGCGGTTTTAATGACGTCTAAGTTATGTTCGATGATAACAACCGTATCGCCATTTTCAACAAGTCGGTTTAACACTTTCAACAATCTACTAATATCGTCTACATGCAAACCAGTTGTTGGTTCATCTAATATATATATTGAACGACCAGTAGAACGTTTATGCAATTCTGAGGCTAACTTAACACGTTGTGCTTCCCCACCAGAAAGTGTAGTCGCTTGTTGACCGAGGGTGATGTAGCCTAAACCTACATCTACAAGTGTTTGTAATTTACGATGTATTTTAGGAATATTTTCAAAGAAATACGTCGCTTCTTCTACAGTCATTTCTAATACATCTGCAATATTCTTGCCTTTATATGTGACTTCTAACGTTTCACGATTATAGCGTTTACCATCACATACTTCACAAGGTACATAGACATCTGGTAAGAAGTGCATTTCAATTTTAATAATACCGTCACCTTTACAAGCTTCACAACGTCCACCTTTTACGTTGAAACTAAAACGTCCTTTTTGATATCCACGAATTTTAGCTTCATTTGTTTGCGCAAAGACATCACGAATATCGTCAAATACACCTGTATAGGTTGCTGGATTAGATCGAGGTGTTCTACCGATTGGAGACTGATCGATATCGATAATTTTATCTAATTGATCGATGCCTTCAATTGCATCATAATCTCCTGGTCTCACTTTAGATTTATTAATCTTTTGCGCTAAAGCTTTATATAATACTTCATTAACGAGTGAACTTTTACCTGAACCAGATACGCCTGTAACTACCGTCATAACAGACAATGGAATATCTACATCCACACCTTTTAAGTTATTACTTCGTGCGCCTTTGATACTAATTTTTTTATCAGTAATTTCACGACGATGTTCAGGTACATCAATACGTTTCTTACCACTTAAATATTGACCAGTTAATGACTTCTTATCTTTCATTACTTTAGCTGGGGTACCACTTGAAACAATTTCACCACCATGATTACCTGCTCCTGGACCAACGTCTACAAGATAATCTGCCGCTCTCATTGTATCGTCATCATGTTCAACAACAATTAACGTATTACCTAAATCGCGCATTTCTTTTAACGTACCAATGAGTCTGTCATTATCACGTTGGTGCAAACCAATTGAAGGTTCATCTAATACATAAAGAACACCAGTTAAACGAGAACCTATTTGAGTAGCTAAACGAATACGTTGTGCTTCCCCACCTGATAAAGTACCTGATGAACGATTTAAGGTTAAATATTCTAAACCAACGTTATTTAAGAACGATAAGCGAGAAATAATTTCTTTTAAAATTTGATTCGCTATTGTTCTATCTTGTTCTGATAACTCAATATTTTCATAATATTGTAAAGCATTATTAATGGAATATTCCACAACTTCTCCAATATTATAACCACCTACATAAACAGATAAAGCCTCTTTACTCAAACGTTTACCATGACACGTTTCGCATGGCAATTCTGTCATGTATTTACTCATTACTTCTCGTGTATATTCTGAGGGGGATTCATGATAGCGACGGTTTATATTAGGTAGTACGCCTTCGAATTTCATTGTTCTATTACGTGTGCCACCATTTCGGCTATGGAATGAAAATTCTATTTGTTTATCTCCAGAACCATTCATTAATATATCTTTTTGTCTATCTGTTAATTTTTTAAAAGGTTTATCCATATTAATTTTGTAAACTTCGCAAACACGTTTTAATAATGTTGGATAAAAATCAGAACTTGTTGGTTCCCAAGGTTCAATCGCACCCTCATTTAAACTTTTATTCTTGTCTGGAACAACTAAGTCAACATCAACTGTTAAACGTTGACCTAACCCATCACATGTGGGGCAAGCCCCAAATGGACTATTAAAACTAAACATTCTTGGCTCTAATTCACCGATTGAGAAACCACAAATTGGGCATGCATGGTTCTCAGAGAATTTAATGTCTTCCCCACCAATGACGTCTACTGTAATGTTGCCTTCTGCTAATTCTAAACCTGTTTCAATTGAATCAGCTAAACGCGTTTCAATACCATCTTTTACAACTAATCGGTCCACTACAACCTCAATTGTATGATTTTTATTCTTATCTAACTCTGGCACTTCGTTTACATCCACGATTTCACCATCAACACGTAAACGTACATATCCTTTTTTACCAATATCTTCAATTAATTTCTCGTGACTGCCTTTTCTATGTGAAATCACTGGCGCTAAAATTTGAATTTTAGTACGTTCTTCAAGCTCTAAAATACGATCTACCATTTGTTGTACAGTTTGTGATTCAATTTCAATACCGTGATTTGGACAGTACGCTTTTCCTACACGTGCATAAAGCAAACGAATATAATCATAAATTTCAGTTACAGTTGCCACAGTTGAACGTGGGTTCTTACTTGTTGTTTTTTGGTCAATCGAAATAGCAGGAGATAAACCTTCGATTGTATCTACGTCTGGTTTATCCATTTGTCCTAAAAATTGGCGTGCATAGGCACTTAAAGATTCCACATATCGACGTTGGCCTTCTGCGTAAATCGTGTCAAAGGCAAGTGATGATTTACCTGAGCCAGATAACCCTGTCATAACAATTAATTTATTTTTAGGAAGTTCAATATCAATATTTTTTAAATTATGTGCTCTTGCACCTTTAACTACGATACTTGGTCCCTTCATTTATCTGTCACCCTTCTGCTTTTAATTCAAATAACATATCTCTCAATTCTGTTGCTCTTTCGAAGTCTAAGTCTTTCGCTGCTTTTTTCATTTCTTTCTCTATATTTTCAATCGTTTTTTGACGTTCTTTCTTAGTCATTTTCTTAGGTACTTCTGTTTGTTGTTTTTCATTTGTTTCATCATTATCCACAGTAGCACTAATAACATCATGAATTTTCTTATTAATTGTTTTCGGTGTGATGCCATATTTTTCATTATGCGCCATTTGAATTTCACGACGACGCTGTGTCTCGTCGATGGCATACTGCATTGAGTCCGTCATCTTGTCGGCATACATAATGACTTCACCTTTATCATTACGTGCAGCACGACCGATTGTTTGAATTAATGAACGGTTAGAACGTAAGAAGCCTTCCTTATCAGCATCTAAAATAACAACTAATGATACTTCAGGGATATCAATACCTTCTCTTAGCAAGTTAATACCTACAACTACATCATATGTACCCATACGTAAGTCACGAATGATTTCGATACGTTCTAGTGTTTTAATTTCTGAGTGTAAGTAATTAACTTTGATACCCGCTTCTTTCATATATGTTGTTAAATCTTCACTCATTTTTTTAGTTAATGTCGTCACTAATACACGTTCATCTCTATCAATTCTTTCTTGAATTTCGCCTAATAAATCATCAATTTGATTTTTCGTTGGGCGTACATCAATTTTAGGATCTAATAAGCCAGTAGGACGAATAATTTGTTCCACCATTTCATCAGTGTGTTCAAGTTCATATGGACCTGGTGTAGCTGATACATATACTAACTGTTTCGTTTTTTGTTCAAACTCTTCAAATTTAAGCGGTCGGTTATCCATTGCACTAGGTAAGCGAAAGCCATGATCTACTAACACTTTTTTACGCGCTTGGTCACCATTAAACATCCCTCTAATTTGCGGTAAGGTAACATGGGATTCATCTATCATTACTAACCAGTCATCACCAAAGTAATCTAGTAATGTATATGGCGTTGAACCAGGTGGTCTTAATGTTAAATGAACAGAGTAGTTTTCAATACCTGAACAAAAGCCCATCTCACGCATCATTTCTAAATCGTAGTTTGTGCGTTGTTCTAAACGTTGTGCCTCAAGTAATTTATTCTCATCTCTTAATTCTTGTAAGCGTTCTTCTAATTCTTTTTCAATACGTTCGATAGCTATTTTCATTTTCTCTTCACGGGTAACGAAGTGAGAGGCCGGGAAAATAGCAAAGTGTTCTCTTTCGCGAATCACTTCACCTGTTAAATAATTGACTTCGCGAATACGATCAATTTCATCGCCAAAGAATTCAACGCGTATACACATTTCTTCACGAGACGCTGGGAAAATTTCAACGACATCCCCACGTACTCTAAACGTACCACGCTGGAAATCAATGTCATTTCTAGAATATTGTACATCTACTAATTTACGAAGCAATTCACTACGATCCATTTCCATTCCTACACGTACACTAACTACTAAATCTTTATATTCTTCTGGATTCCCTAAACCATAGATGCAACTTACACTGGCGATAATAATTACATCATCACGCTCAAATAATGCGCTTGTAGCAGAGTGACGTAACTGGTCAATTTCGTCATTAATTGACGCATCTTTCTCAATAAATGTATCCGTAGAAGGCACATAAGCTTCAGGTTGATAATAATCGTAATAACTTACAAAATATTCCACTCTGTTCTCAGGGAAGAACTCTTTAAATTCACTATATAATTGTCCAGCTAATGTTTTATTATGGGCAATAATTAAAGTCGGTTTCCCCACTTCTTTAATTACATTACTCATGGTGAACGTTTTACCAGTACCGGTAGCACCGAGTAAAGTTTGATGACGTTTACCTTCATTAACACCTTCTACAATCTTTTTAATTGCTTGAGGTTGGTCCCCTTGTGGATCAAACTCAGAATTTAATTTAAATGGATAATGTTCCACCATTCTTACAAGCGCCTCCTCAATTTGTGCTTACTTCTCTTATTTCCTATTCTTTGAAAAGTATTCTTACTTAAATTTATTTTAGCAAAAATATAAATAAAAATACAAACGTTTGTTCGCTTACGTTTGTATCTTCCTTTATTAATCATTCGGTTATATAAAAAGAGATGAGACTTAAGTCAAAAAATTTTAACCTCGTGGCCTCATCTAAAGATTTGATATTCACTCTTTTTTTATGAATTTCTTCTATTATATGTAGATTTAATATAAAACAACTTATTTCTAAATTCAATTTATCTGTTTATATAATATTAATCTTGATGTTTATGAAATTCTAACTTATCTATAATAACGTATCCTGCTAATAAAGACACCACATCAATGAAGATAATCCATTCATTATGAAAGAACCCTTTATAAATTGACGTTGCAATTAAAATAAGTGTTACAATCACGCCTACCCACTTACTTCTCGTAATCACACTAAATAATACGACTAATACACATGGAAAAAAAGCGGCTAAAGCATACCAAATCATTTCATTCACCCATTTCTACGATTTAATATGGCCATTGTTGTTTCACGTAATTCAGCTTTTGGTATAAAGTTTTCAGTTAACATTTCCGGGATGACATTGTCTATAAAATCTTGCACCGAACTTAAGTGATCAAACTGAATAATCGTTTCCAGACTATTTTCATAAATTTCAAAGAATAAAGACTCTGGGTTACGCTTTTGAATTTCTCCAAACGTCTCATAAAGTAAATCAATTTTATCTGCAACGGATAAAATTTGTCCTTCCAAAGAATCATCTTTACCTTCTTGAAGTCTTTTGCGATAAATATCTTGATACGCCTCTGGAATATCTTCGTTAATAAATGTGTTCACCATTTCTTCTTCAACTTGAGAGAATAACATTTTCAACTCTGTTCTAGCGTATTTAACAGGGGTTTTAATATCTCCAGTAAATACTTCCGCAAAGTCATGATTCAATGCTTTCTCGTATAAACTTTTCCAATCAATTGTATTACCATGATATTCTTCAACAGTTGCTAAGTATTGTGCAATTTTAGTTACTTTAAAGGAATGCGCTGCTACATTATGCTCAAAATATTTAAATTTACCTGGTAAGCGGATTAATTTTTCTAAATCAGAAAGTCTTTTAAAATATTGATGAACACCCATATTACGAAACCTCCATGTTTTATTAAGTAAAGATTATACTTATTTTTATTATATCAATCAATAATTTGATGAAAAGTATCAATCTATATTAAATATTGGAAACATGTGCATTTTGAATTTAATAAAACTGTATGAAATAAAAAGCACTATACTAGCAGTTAAATCTTTGCCAGTACAGTGCTTTCTCATCTTTTAATTAATTTATATGATACTTCTCTTAATGGATAAAGTTATAACCTGAAGTATTTTTAATAGTTCGGTTTGTAACATTATTAAAGTTTCCATTCCAGTTCATTTCAGATACATAAACTGAACCATCGCTATTCACGCGTTCAACTACGCCTACATGACCGTAGTAACCAGCGCTAGTTTGGAAGATGGCACCGACTTCTGGTCTGTTATCAACCGCTAATCCAGCATTTCTAGCTGAATTCGCCCAGTTACTTGCGTTACCCCAGAAACTTCCAACTGATCGACCTAATTGTTGACGACGGTCAAACGCATAATATGTACAATTACCAACGTAATAACGATTGCCTTGGTTGCTTACAGTACCATAGTTATAATTTGAAATTACAGGTGCACTTGTTGTTTTCACATGATAGTTGTAGCTAGTCGCATATCTTGATGGCACTTCATTAGCAGTCGCACCATAGTTATAAGTACCTTTGCTATATGTTACTGCGTTACTTCCTTGATAATCATGGTCATATAAATTTGCAAGTTGCGTAGTATTGATTGCTTGATCTTCAGACGCTGTAGCAATTGCATAAAGTTTAGCATTGTCAAGTGCATTATTGTCTAAACTTGCAGCGCCTTTTTCAGTTACTGCAATTAAATCACCTGGATGAATAAGTGTAGATAAACCAGGATTAAGTGCATAAACCTCGTCTAAAGAAATATGATGTGCTTTAGCAATTTTATTTAACGTATCTCCAGCTTTTACTTCAACGACATCTTTGTCTGGAACTACTAAAGATGTGCCTTGTTGAACTTCGCTTGATTGAATATGATTTAATGATTGGATTTCACTAGCAGTCGTAGCAAATTGATGCGCTAATGTTTCTACTGACGTTGTTTTCTCAACTACATGTGTTTGTTGTGCACTAGCTAAGCCATTAATACCAGCAAACGCTGCGATAGATGTTAGTGTTACAGTCAATGATTTTTTTCTCATGTTGTCATTCCTTTGTAGTAATGTATTCTTGTTCATCAATACTGTAGCACAAATTTTTTTGGAAAAGTGTAAT encodes:
- the uvrA gene encoding excinuclease ABC subunit UvrA, which gives rise to MKGPSIVVKGARAHNLKNIDIELPKNKLIVMTGLSGSGKSSLAFDTIYAEGQRRYVESLSAYARQFLGQMDKPDVDTIEGLSPAISIDQKTTSKNPRSTVATVTEIYDYIRLLYARVGKAYCPNHGIEIESQTVQQMVDRILELEERTKIQILAPVISHRKGSHEKLIEDIGKKGYVRLRVDGEIVDVNEVPELDKNKNHTIEVVVDRLVVKDGIETRLADSIETGLELAEGNITVDVIGGEDIKFSENHACPICGFSIGELEPRMFSFNSPFGACPTCDGLGQRLTVDVDLVVPDKNKSLNEGAIEPWEPTSSDFYPTLLKRVCEVYKINMDKPFKKLTDRQKDILMNGSGDKQIEFSFHSRNGGTRNRTMKFEGVLPNINRRYHESPSEYTREVMSKYMTELPCETCHGKRLSKEALSVYVGGYNIGEVVEYSINNALQYYENIELSEQDRTIANQILKEIISRLSFLNNVGLEYLTLNRSSGTLSGGEAQRIRLATQIGSRLTGVLYVLDEPSIGLHQRDNDRLIGTLKEMRDLGNTLIVVEHDDDTMRAADYLVDVGPGAGNHGGEIVSSGTPAKVMKDKKSLTGQYLSGKKRIDVPEHRREITDKKISIKGARSNNLKGVDVDIPLSVMTVVTGVSGSGKSSLVNEVLYKALAQKINKSKVRPGDYDAIEGIDQLDKIIDIDQSPIGRTPRSNPATYTGVFDDIRDVFAQTNEAKIRGYQKGRFSFNVKGGRCEACKGDGIIKIEMHFLPDVYVPCEVCDGKRYNRETLEVTYKGKNIADVLEMTVEEATYFFENIPKIHRKLQTLVDVGLGYITLGQQATTLSGGEAQRVKLASELHKRSTGRSIYILDEPTTGLHVDDISRLLKVLNRLVENGDTVVIIEHNLDVIKTADHIIDLGPEGGEGGGTIVATGTPEEIAKVESSYTGKYLKPVLERDSVE
- the uvrB gene encoding excinuclease ABC subunit UvrB, giving the protein MVEHYPFKLNSEFDPQGDQPQAIKKIVEGVNEGKRHQTLLGATGTGKTFTMSNVIKEVGKPTLIIAHNKTLAGQLYSEFKEFFPENRVEYFVSYYDYYQPEAYVPSTDTFIEKDASINDEIDQLRHSATSALFERDDVIIIASVSCIYGLGNPEEYKDLVVSVRVGMEMDRSELLRKLVDVQYSRNDIDFQRGTFRVRGDVVEIFPASREEMCIRVEFFGDEIDRIREVNYLTGEVIREREHFAIFPASHFVTREEKMKIAIERIEKELEERLQELRDENKLLEAQRLEQRTNYDLEMMREMGFCSGIENYSVHLTLRPPGSTPYTLLDYFGDDWLVMIDESHVTLPQIRGMFNGDQARKKVLVDHGFRLPSAMDNRPLKFEEFEQKTKQLVYVSATPGPYELEHTDEMVEQIIRPTGLLDPKIDVRPTKNQIDDLLGEIQERIDRDERVLVTTLTKKMSEDLTTYMKEAGIKVNYLHSEIKTLERIEIIRDLRMGTYDVVVGINLLREGIDIPEVSLVVILDADKEGFLRSNRSLIQTIGRAARNDKGEVIMYADKMTDSMQYAIDETQRRREIQMAHNEKYGITPKTINKKIHDVISATVDNDETNEKQQTEVPKKMTKKERQKTIENIEKEMKKAAKDLDFERATELRDMLFELKAEG
- a CDS encoding CsbA family protein, with the protein product MIWYALAAFFPCVLVVLFSVITRSKWVGVIVTLILIATSIYKGFFHNEWIIFIDVVSLLAGYVIIDKLEFHKHQD
- a CDS encoding YfbR-like 5'-deoxynucleotidase; translated protein: MGVHQYFKRLSDLEKLIRLPGKFKYFEHNVAAHSFKVTKIAQYLATVEEYHGNTIDWKSLYEKALNHDFAEVFTGDIKTPVKYARTELKMLFSQVEEEMVNTFINEDIPEAYQDIYRKRLQEGKDDSLEGQILSVADKIDLLYETFGEIQKRNPESLFFEIYENSLETIIQFDHLSSVQDFIDNVIPEMLTENFIPKAELRETTMAILNRRNG
- a CDS encoding CHAP domain-containing protein; the encoded protein is MRKKSLTVTLTSIAAFAGINGLASAQQTHVVEKTTSVETLAHQFATTASEIQSLNHIQSSEVQQGTSLVVPDKDVVEVKAGDTLNKIAKAHHISLDEVYALNPGLSTLIHPGDLIAVTEKGAASLDNNALDNAKLYAIATASEDQAINTTQLANLYDHDYQGSNAVTYSKGTYNYGATANEVPSRYATSYNYHVKTTSAPVISNYNYGTVSNQGNRYYVGNCTYYAFDRRQQLGRSVGSFWGNASNWANSARNAGLAVDNRPEVGAIFQTSAGYYGHVGVVERVNSDGSVYVSEMNWNGNFNNVTNRTIKNTSGYNFIH